In one window of Camelina sativa cultivar DH55 chromosome 15, Cs, whole genome shotgun sequence DNA:
- the LOC104779785 gene encoding reticulon-4-interacting protein 1, mitochondrial, which yields MRVMRSLRSNSGAGFVFRPARLSSLRSVFTGCRAVMLPRFGGPEVFELRENVPVPNLNPNEVLVRAKAVSVNPLDCRIRAGYGRSVFEPHLPIIVGRDISGEVAAIGNSVKSLKVGQEVFGALHPTALRGTYTDYGILSEEELTEKPSSVSHVEASVIPFAALTAWRALKSNARITEGQRLLVFGGGGAVGFSAIQLAVASGCHVTASCVGQTKDRILAAGAEQAVDYTAEDIELAVKGKFDAVLDTIGGPETERIGINFLRKGGSYMTLQGEAAALTDRYGFVVGLPLATSLLMKKKIQYQYSHGIDYWWSYMRADPEGLAEIQRLVGAGKLKIPVEKTFPITDVVAAHEAKEKKQIPGKVVLEF from the exons ATGCGAGTGATGAGATCATTGCGCAGTAATTCCGGTGCTGGATTTGTTTTCCGGCCGGCGAGGTTAAGCTCTCTCCGGAGCGTCTTTACCGGCTGCCGTGCTGTGATGTTGCCTCGCTTTGGCGGTCCGGAGGTTTTCGAGCTCCGGGAGAATGTTCCGGTGCCGAATCTTAATCCGAATGAGGTTCTTGTTCGAGCCAAAGCTGTCTCCGTCAATCCTCTTGATTGCAGA ATACGAGCTGGATATGGACGTTCTGTATTCGAGCCGCATCTACCTATTATAGTTGGACGCGATATCAGTGGTGAAGTTGCAGCAATTGGGAATTCAGTTAAGTCATTAAAAGTAGGACAAGAAGTTTTTGGTGCATTACATCCTACAGCGTTGAGAGGTACTTATACTGACTATGGAATTCTTTCGGAGGAAGAACTCACGGAAAAGCCATCTTCAGTTTCTCATGTG GAAGCAAGTGTCATTCCTTTTGCAGCGTTGACTGCTTGGCGTGCTTTGAAGAGTAATGCTCGGATAACTGAAGG ACAAAGACTATTAGtttttggaggaggaggagcagtAGGTTTTTCTGCAATCCAGCTTGCAGTAGCCTCTGGGTGTCATGTGACAGCCTCTTGTGTGGGTCAGACGAAAGACAGAATACTTGCAGCTGGTGCCGAACAAGCTGTTGACTACACAGCCGAG GACATTGAGTTGGCGGTAAAAGGAAAATTTGATGCCGTCTTGGATACTATTGGTGGGcctgaaacagagagaataggCATTAACTTCTTGAGGAAGGGTGGAAGCTATATGACTCTCCAG GGTGAGGCTGCAGCGTTGACTGATAGATACGGTTTTGTGGTTGGGCTTCCTCTCGCAACTTCActcttgatgaagaagaagatacaatatCAGTATTCTCATGGAATAG ACTATTGGTGGTCGTATATGAGGGCTGATCCCGAAGGTCTAGCCGAGATTCAGCGGTTAGTTGGAGCCGGAAAGCTAAAGATTCCTGTGGAGAAAACATTTCCAATAACCGATGTTGTAGCAGCTCATGAAGCCAAGGAAAAGAAGCAGATTCCTGGTAAGGTGGTTCTAGAGTtctga
- the LOC104745796 gene encoding uncharacterized protein LOC104745796: MLVLQSHQCLFTSPFSLPNRLRPTRLISLYRLPESISPVSAFTRIRPDGIRITAVKKIADVAEEVEEEDGPIELPPPSSSPFSSTNSIFATSDDPTPLQLATSVLLTGAITVFLIRSVRRRARRSKELTFRSTGAKKSLKDEALDNLKALGSTPIEGGSSTPSAASAFLGAISAGVIALILYKFTVTVESGLNRQTISDNFSIRQITVTVRTIINGICYLATFVFGLNAFGLLLYSGQLAFNEESDDAIKATKQPGDSSGDNSEVNKNNEDQS; encoded by the exons atgttagtgTTGCAGAGCCACCAGTGTCTCTTCACTTCACCCTTCTCTCTCCCTAACCGTCTCCGTCCGACGCGTCTTATCTCTCTCTACCGCCTACCGGAATCCATCTCTCCAGTATCCGCTTTTACCAGGATCCGACCCGATGGAATCCGGATAACCGCCGTTAAAAAAATAGCCGATGTGGCGGAGGAGGTTGAGGAGGAAGATGGTCCAATTGAGCTTCCTCCGCCGTCATCGTCTCCGTTTTCGTCTACCAACTCCATATTCGCCACTTCCGATGACCCTACTCCTCTCCAGTTAGCCACCAGTGTGCTTCTAACCGGTGCCATTACTGTCTTCCTCATCCGCTCGGTTCGACGGCGCGCTCGACGCTCCAAAGAGCTG ACATTTAGGTCTACCGGAGCAAAGAAATCGTTGAAAGATGAGGCATTGGATAATTTGAAAGCGTTGGGTTCAACTCCGATAGAAGGAGGTAGTTCAACTCCATCGGCGGCTTCAGCGTTTCTTGGTGCGATATCAGCAGGAGTCATTGCTCTCATTCTTTACAAATTCACTGTTACTGTTGAATCAGGACTCAATCGTCAGACTATCTCTGATAACTTCTCG ATAAGGCAAATCACAGTAACCGTAAG GACTATCATCAACGGTATATGCTATCTagcaacatttgtttttggtctcaATGCGTTCGGACTTCTCCTTTACTCTGGTCAATTAGCCTTCAACGAAGAGTCCGATGATGCCATCAAGGCCACAAAACAGCCTGGAGACTCATCAGGTGACAACAGtgaagtaaataaaaacaaCGAGGATCAAAGTTGA
- the LOC104745795 gene encoding uncharacterized protein LOC104745795 encodes MAETERPHRSSSINSSSNNNNASSSSSTDLFICFTSRFSSSSSMRLSSKSIHSPARSACLTTSLSRRLRTSGSLKNASAGVLNSPMFGANNSGGGGRKRSGSGYENSNTNNNNNNIEPSSPKVTCIGQVRVKTRKHVKKKMRARSRRKGGGETSFRRSADQNDGGSGSGSGGGCRFDATENRWVHLPVTICESLRSFGSELNCFFPCRSSCMENSHHGDGSRRRVESNNDGCGGGGGGKSCGAVFTRWFVAVEETSSSGGKRREIELVVGGEDEVEEDRRRSRRRHVFEGLDLSEIEMKTEKKERGGGGGEVGRMSICSPPKNALLLMRCRSDPVKVAALANRVRERQLSLNDGVYRGGREEEEDDERRRRFELEIEDKKRIDLCEKWISGDTNVEREEVAVVEGEAEAEAEVVPLVSNPVTEEEERVQVLEDSIVEAQEEEGSNSYEEEEIEATILKNIEEDIRKAIEEEEHMAEMADEEELAAVAEVEEEESKEVASVTTGNEERSEQGNREPDPSPEVVMRGGSQLEKTTATPYKVLPDCLLLMMCEPKLSMEVSKETWVCSTDFVRCLPGRPPAKKIPPEATGDNNNNNNHHHHQPKKRIVTAVDSNASSRRRSIDKPPLHLQPPRSSCSYPAAPPIITAAAAVGEQKVAGANKAYEPPVLPRCKSEPRKSASKLAPEACFWKNRKLEPHPQASVGVGAAGVGF; translated from the coding sequence atggcCGAAACTGAAAGACCCCACCGTTCGTCAAGTATtaacagcagcagcaacaacaacaatgcttcttcttcttcatctaccGATCTATTCATTTGTTTCACATCTcgtttctcatcttcttcttccatgcgTCTCTCTTCTAAATCCATCCATAGTCCAGCTCGTTCCGCTTGTCTCACCACTTCTCTCAGCCGTCGTCTCCGTACCAGCGGTAGCTTAAAGAACGCTTCAGCTGGAGTTTTGAACTCTCCGATGTTTGGTGCTAATAAcagtggaggaggaggacgcAAGAGATCTGGATCTGGTTACGAGAATagcaacaccaacaacaacaataacaacataGAGCCGTCGTCTCCTAAGGTTACGTGTATTGGTCAGGTTAGGGTGAAGACTAGGAAGCAtgttaagaagaagatgagagctAGATCTAGGAGGAAAGGAGGAGGTGAGACTAGTTTCAGAAGATCGGCTGATCAAAACGACGGCGGTAGCGGTAGTGGTAGTGGTGGTGGATGTCGTTTTGATGCGACTGAGAATCGCTGGGTTCATCTTCCGGTGACTATATGTGAGTCGTTGAGATCGTTTGGTTCCGAGCTCAACTGTTTCTTCCCGTGTAGATCTTCGTGTATGGAGAACAGTCATCATGGTGATGGGAGCAGGCGGCGAGTTGAGAGTAACAACGACGGttgcggcggcggcggcggaggaaaGTCTTGTGGTGCGGTGTTTACGAGGTGGTTTGTAGCGGTGGAGGAGACGTCGTCGTCGggagggaagagaagagagattgagcttGTTGTTGGTGGAGAAGACGAAGTTGAGGAAGATAGACGGAGGAGTCGTCGGAGACATGTGTTTGAGGGGCTTGATTTGAGTGAGATTGAGATGAAGacggagaagaaagagagaggtggaggaggaggagaagttgGACGGATGAGTATATGTTCACCGCCGAAGAACGCTTTGTTGTTGATGCGGTGTAGATCCGATCCGGTTAAAGTGGCGGCGTTAGCTAACCGGGTTCGCGAAAGACAGTTGTCGTTAAACGACGGCGTAtacagaggaggaagagaagaggaggaagatgatgagagaagaagaaggtttgaGTTGGAGATTGAAGACAAGAAACGGATCGACTTGTGTGAGAAATGGATCTCTGGGGATACTAAtgtcgagagagaagaagttgcAGTTGTTGAAGgtgaagctgaagctgaagcaGAGGTGGTTCCTCTGGTTTCAAATCCAgttacagaggaagaagaaagagtccAAGTTCTTGAAGATTCGATTGTTgaagcacaagaagaagaaggttcgaATTCgtatgaggaagaagaaattgaagCTACGATATTGAAGAACATTGAAGAAGATATCAGAAAAGCCATAGAAGAAGAGGAGCACATGGCTGAGATGGCTGATGAGGAAGAATTAGCTGCGGTGGCTGAggtcgaggaagaagaaagcaaagaggTTGCTTCTGTAACCACGGGAAACGAGGAAAGATCCGAACAAGGAAACAGAGAACCCGACCCGAGTCCAGAAGTGGTGATGAGAGGAGGAAGTCAACTTGAGAAGACGACGGCGACGCCGTATAAGGTGTTACCGGATTGTTTGCTGTTAATGATGTGTGAACCAAAGCTATCAATGGAAGTTTCCAAGGAGACTTGGGTTTGCAGTACAGATTTCGTCAGATGTTTACCAGGAAGACCTCCGGCGAAGAAGATACCACCAGAAGCTACcggagataataataataataataatcatcatcatcatcaacccaagAAGCGAATTGTAACCGCCGTTGATTCCAACGCATCTTCTCGCCGGCGTTCAATCGATAAACCACCGTTACACCTACAGCCGCCACGGTCATCGTGTTCATACCCAGCAGCTCCACCGATAATAACGGCGGCTGCGGCGGTTGGTGAGCAGAAGGTAGCCGGAGCTAATAAGGCGTACGAGCCACCAGTGCTGCCACGTTGCAAATCGGAACCTAGGAAGTCAGCGTCAAAGCTTGCGCCGGAAGCTTGTTTCTGGAAAAACAGAAAGCTGGAGCCACATCCTCAGGCAAGCGTCGGAGTCGGCGCCGCCGGAGTAGGGTTCTAG
- the LOC104745797 gene encoding uncharacterized protein LOC104745797 — protein sequence MDSGSNDHQELEQIEAIDDLLEDFWFFDNLLDRRSRILRYCHSDPYPFSPSPSSSSSSSSSSTCPKPEVPKIGDSDSENKLLKASTGEDSAPPACIEKKEGAGEPEKIKKMRRQFSEKIRVQERRTYLKKKEPMIREKGIKDSSRRNRTGSSSSNSVQCCPMGGSLQRTQTLPSYIGREDDGNEFQDQEEIDDSRMGFLIREAIASSSSSSGFTPTKQNTPKVSSIPRHRPPRNSRSEDAIQELVVKSQKTPNPKTLRKTLSSIDTKEILMLKDLDIDPEKKQDEQKQKRDQRAAAVVGQPIPVWVPKDSSRDMKAQIKFWARTVASNVRQEC from the exons atggattctgGTTCGAATGATCATCAAGAATTAGAACAAATCGAAGCCATTGATGATCTTCTCGAAGATTTCTGGTTCTTTGACAACTTACTTGACAGAAGATCAAGGATCTTGAGGTACTGTCATTCAGATCCTTACCCTTTttctccttcaccttcttcttcttcttcttcttcttcttcctccacttgtCCCAAACCCGAAGTTCCGAAAATTGGAGATTCGGATTCGGAGAATAAGCTTTTAAAAGCTTCCACTGGGGAAGACTCTGCTCCACCGGCGTgtattgagaaaaaagaaggtGCAGGCGAGCCtgagaagataaagaagatgagGAGACAGTTCTCTGAGAAGATTAGGGTTCAAGAACGAAGAACttacttgaagaagaaggaacctATGATTCGAGAAAAGGGAATAAAAGACAGTtcgagaagaaacagaacaggTAGTAGTTCTAGTAATAGTGTCCAGTGTTGTCCGATGGGAGGTAGTTTGCAGAGAACTCAGACATTGCCAAGTTACATAGGAAGAGAAGACGATGGAAATGAGTTTCAAGATCAAGAAGAGATCGATGATTCAAGAATGGGATTCCTGATCCGTGAAGCCATCgctagctcttcttcttcttcaggattTACTCCAACAAAACAGAACACTCCAAAG GTTTCAAGCATTCCAAGGCATAGACCACCGAGAAACTCGAGATCAGAAGACGCTATTCAAGAACTGGTCGTCAAATCACAAAAAACCCCAAACCCCAAAACGCTGCGTAAAACATTAAGCAGCATCGACACGAAAGAGATACTGATGTTGAAGGATTTGGACATTGATccagagaagaagcaagacgAACAAAAACAGAAGAGAGACCAACGAGCCGCAGCGGTGGTGGGACAGCCGATCCCGGTTTGGGTTCCAAAAGATTCAAGTAGAGACATGAAAGCTCAAATCAAGTTTTGGGCTCGAACCGTCGCAAGTAATGTTCGTCAAGAATGCTGA
- the LOC104745791 gene encoding ras-related protein RABA1g-like, with amino-acid sequence MAAYRADDDYDFLYKVVLIGDSGVGKSNLLSRFTRNEFSLESKSTIGVEFATRSIHVDEKIVKAQIWDTAGQERYRAITSAYYRGAVGALLVYDVTRHVTFENVERWLKELRDHTDANIVIMLVGNKADLRHLRAVTTEDAKAFAERENTFFMETSALEALNVENAFTEVLSQIYRVASKKALDIGDDPATVPKGKSINVGSKDDVSDVKKVGCCSS; translated from the exons atGGCGGCGTACAGAGCTGACGATGATTACGATTTCCTCTACAAGGTGGTACTAATCGGTGATTCCGGCGTCGGCAAATCCAACCTTCTCTCTCGATTCACCCGCAACGAGTTCAGCCTCGAGTCTAAATCCACCATCGGTGTCGAATTCGCCACCCGAAGCATTCATGTCGACGAAAAAATCGTCAAGGCTCAGATTTGGGACACCGCCGGTCAGGAGAG ATACCGAGCAATCACAAGCGCATACTATAGAGGAGCTGTTGGAGCTTTGCTTGTCTATGATGTTACGCGACATGTTACATTTGAGAACGTTGAGAGATGGTTGAAGGAGCTTAGAGACCACACAGATGCCAACATTGTGATCATGCTTGTTGGTAACAAGGCTGATCTACGTCACCTAAGAGCTGTTACTACTGAAGATGCTAAAGCctttgcagagagagagaacacattTTTTATGGAGACGTCTGCACTCGAAGCGTTGAACGTGGAGAATGCTTTCACTGAAGTGCTTTCTCAAATATACCGTGTGGCAAGCAAGAAAGCGTTGGATATTGGAGATGATCCGGCTACTGTTCCTAAAGGAAAGAGTATTAATGTTGGGTCTAAGGACGATGTTTCTGATGTCAAGAAGGTCGGATGCTGCTCTAGTTGA
- the LOC104745790 gene encoding E3 ubiquitin-protein ligase Arkadia gives MRRRNMMIGSDMEQHSQSFLGHPEPCFGTNFLYPNIPPVNIAPHLEAPSLQEPYDNNSMFYGHPQQYHPQCASNHDSAMSTAPNFYPPYVNYEAPPSYLSSHGSYGAVVGANSAEHERNPHFMDQGYKRKSSELIMPGNSQYQLAAPCSFPQLNSQEAAPISFQQFGSYPQPLDQGSFRNREGAATMDPLLSHGHNNFIQGNYAAHPFAPLGSGWYDQHCNSNRSDGSSSHWSQVPAAPYMPGNVVPGSIDSGNVCFQRYHETSSSRNPTPPSVYPRNHYISHHPVPLPPIVYPHMPSASYTENMHATSYTHMGPVQSTGLRINQQYPREDYVPGAILRHHGFPHLRAIPTDEVALWEAGEFYDDDDYVDDHQAMRLDIEDMSYEELLALSDQIGTVKTGLSEEDVKDLLKRKTSLATRINLEEAPSTDLESDSCTICQENYKHKDKIATLDCKHEYHTECLQKWLVIKNVCPICKSEALVMEKKKKLRLSSIGEEVTTDSN, from the exons ATGAGACGAAGAAATATGATGATTGGTTCAGACATGGAGCAGCATTCTCAAAGCTTTCTCGGTCATCCTGAACCTTGCTTTGGAACTAACTTCCTGTATCCAAACATCCCACCGGTGAACATTGCTCCTCATTTAGAAGCTCCTTCTCTGCAAGAACCTTACGACAACAACTCAATGTTCTACGGGCATCCACAGCAGTACCATCCTCAATGTGCTTCAAATCATGATTCTGCCATGTCAACCGCACCAAATTTCTATCCCCCTTACGTGAACTATGAAGCTCCACCGAGTTATCTCTCGTCTCATGGAAGCTATGGTGCAGTTGTTGGAGCTAATTCCGCTGAACATGAGAGAAATCCCCATTTTATGGATCAGGGATACAAAAGAAAGAGTTCTGAATTAATAATGCCTGGAAATTCTCAGTATCAACTAGCAGCTCCTTGTTCGTTCCCTCAATTGAATTCACAAGAGGCAGCACCTATCTCATTCCAACAGTTTGGTAGTTATCCACAACCACTAGATCAGGGAAGTTTCAGGAACAGAGAAGGAGCAGCTACAATGGATCCACTTCTCTCTCATGGCCATAACAACTTCATTCAAGGGAACTATGCAGCTCATCCTTTTGCACCTCTTGGCTCAGGCTGGTATGACCAACACTGTAACAGCAACAGATCTGATGGATCGTCTTCGCATTGGTCCCAAGTACCCGCTGCACCTTATATGCCTG GTAACGTTGTTCCTGGATCCATAGACTCTGGTAATGTCTGCTTCCAAAGATACCATGAAACATCTAGTAGCAGAAACCCCACACCACCATCTGTATACCCAAGGAACCACTATATTAGCCATCACCCGGTACCTCTTCCTCCCATTGTATACCCTCACATGCCTTCAGCCTCATACACTGAAAATATGCATGCTACTTCATACACTCATATGGGACCCGTTCAATCAACCGGATTGAGGATAAACCAACAATATCCCCGAGAAGATTATGTGCCTGGAGCAATACTAAGACACCATGGTTTTCCTCACCTAAGAGCAATTCCCACAGAT GAAGTTGCACTTTGGGAGGCAGGAGAGTTctacgatgatgatgattatgtcGATGATCATCAAGCCATGCGCTTAGATATAGAGGACATGTCATATGAG GAGCTTCTTGCTTTGAGCGACCAGATTGGAACTGTGAAGACTGGCTTGTCGGAAGAAGATGTTAAGGATCttctgaaaagaaaaacctcATTAGCGACCAGAATCAACCTGGAAGAAGCTCCATCTACCGATCTAGAAAGCGATTCTTGCACAATATGCCAG GAAAACTACAAACACAAAGATAAGATTGCAACGCTAGATTGCAAGCACGAGTACCACACAGAATGCTTGCAGAAGTGGTTGGTTATCAAGAACGTGTGCCCAATCTGTAAATCAGAGGCACTGgtcatggagaagaagaagaagctacgGTTAAGTAGTATAGGAGAAGAGGTTACTACGGATTCAAACTAA
- the LOC104745792 gene encoding RNA exonuclease 4-like isoform X1, whose protein sequence is MSSSDLKRKQKTKKTNTKPVQLNPNWSLLQQKLKSNSHGNNGNTRKSFSNDSPDNPSSILGKRKERPDSEVDVPKVDPLTPVNDDSSLTDEVAMDCEMVGVSQGTKSALGRVTLVNKWGNVLYDEFVRPVERVVDFRTHISGIRPRDLRKAKDFRVAQTKVAELIKGKILVGHALHNDLKALLLTHPKQDIRDTAEYQPFLKGKPRKSLKHLTSEILGADIQNGEHCPIFIPFVFLIQLLNSPRTCQSHVASSYARTHDGAYQYIHLNINKHLHVLHLQIFNSSLTAD, encoded by the exons ATGAGTTCTTCTGATCTGAAGAGAAagcagaagacgaagaagacaaatACAAAACCTGTTCAGTTAAACCCTAATTGGTCACTCCTCCAACAA AAGCTGAAATCTAACTCTCATGGAAACAACGGCAACACTCGAAAATCGTTTAGTAATGACAGCCCAGATAATCCCAGCTCCATATTAG GGAAGCGGAAAGAGAGACCCGATTCAGAGGTTGATGTACCTAAGGTTGATCCCTTAACTCCAGTTAACGACGACTCCAG TTTGACAGATGAAGTGGCTATGGACTGTGAAATGGTTGGTGTCAGTCAAGGAACCAAAAGTGCTCTTGGACGAGTTACCTTG GTTAACAAATGGGGAAATGTTCTATACGATGAGTTTGTCCGTCCAGTGGAACGTGTTGTTGACTTTCGTACACATATTAGTGGGATTCGACCTCGAGATTTGAGAAAAG CCAAAGATTTCCGCGTTGCTCAGACCAAAGTAGCGGAGTTGATAAAGGGAAAGATTCTAGTGGGACACGCCTTGCACAACGATCTCAAG GCTTTGCTGCTAACACACCCCAAACAGGACATAAGGGACACAGCTGAGTATCAGCCCTTTCTCAA GGGCAAACCCAGAAAGTCGTTGAAACATCTCACATCTGAAATTCTAGGAGCTGACATTCAAAATGGAGAGCACTGCCCT ATATTTATTCCTTTTGTCTTCCTTATCCAACTTCTCAACTCTCCTCGCACGTGCCAGTCTCACGTGGCTTCTTCTTACGCACGTACACACGATGGAGCTTATCAGTATATACATCTGAATATAAACAAACATCTTCACGTTTTGCATCTACAAATCTTTAACTCTTCCTTAACTGCAGATTGA
- the LOC104745792 gene encoding RNA exonuclease 4-like isoform X3: MSSSDLKRKQKTKKTNTKPVQLNPNWSLLQQKLKSNSHGNNGNTRKSFSNDSPDNPSSILGKRKERPDSEVDVPKVDPLTPVNDDSSLTDEVAMDCEMVGVSQGTKSALGRVTLVNKWGNVLYDEFVRPVERVVDFRTHISGIRPRDLRKAKDFRVAQTKVAELIKGKILVGHALHNDLKALLLTHPKQDIRDTAEYQPFLKGKPRKSLKHLTSEILGADIQNGEHCPIFIPFVFLIQLLNSPRTCQSHVASSYARTHDGAYQLMMHEQL; encoded by the exons ATGAGTTCTTCTGATCTGAAGAGAAagcagaagacgaagaagacaaatACAAAACCTGTTCAGTTAAACCCTAATTGGTCACTCCTCCAACAA AAGCTGAAATCTAACTCTCATGGAAACAACGGCAACACTCGAAAATCGTTTAGTAATGACAGCCCAGATAATCCCAGCTCCATATTAG GGAAGCGGAAAGAGAGACCCGATTCAGAGGTTGATGTACCTAAGGTTGATCCCTTAACTCCAGTTAACGACGACTCCAG TTTGACAGATGAAGTGGCTATGGACTGTGAAATGGTTGGTGTCAGTCAAGGAACCAAAAGTGCTCTTGGACGAGTTACCTTG GTTAACAAATGGGGAAATGTTCTATACGATGAGTTTGTCCGTCCAGTGGAACGTGTTGTTGACTTTCGTACACATATTAGTGGGATTCGACCTCGAGATTTGAGAAAAG CCAAAGATTTCCGCGTTGCTCAGACCAAAGTAGCGGAGTTGATAAAGGGAAAGATTCTAGTGGGACACGCCTTGCACAACGATCTCAAG GCTTTGCTGCTAACACACCCCAAACAGGACATAAGGGACACAGCTGAGTATCAGCCCTTTCTCAA GGGCAAACCCAGAAAGTCGTTGAAACATCTCACATCTGAAATTCTAGGAGCTGACATTCAAAATGGAGAGCACTGCCCT ATATTTATTCCTTTTGTCTTCCTTATCCAACTTCTCAACTCTCCTCGCACGTGCCAGTCTCACGTGGCTTCTTCTTACGCACGTACACACGATGGAGCTTATCA ATTGATGATGCACGAGCAGCTATGA
- the LOC104745792 gene encoding RNA exonuclease 4-like isoform X2 — translation MSSSDLKRKQKTKKTNTKPVQLNPNWSLLQQKLKSNSHGNNGNTRKSFSNDSPDNPSSILGKRKERPDSEVDVPKVDPLTPVNDDSSLTDEVAMDCEMVGVSQGTKSALGRVTLVNKWGNVLYDEFVRPVERVVDFRTHISGIRPRDLRKAKDFRVAQTKVAELIKGKILVGHALHNDLKALLLTHPKQDIRDTAEYQPFLKGKPRKSLKHLTSEILGADIQNGEHCPIDDARAAMMLYQKHRKEWEKNVKDQTRMWLKQKKRKPKKKVKVGNASTNDSPLV, via the exons ATGAGTTCTTCTGATCTGAAGAGAAagcagaagacgaagaagacaaatACAAAACCTGTTCAGTTAAACCCTAATTGGTCACTCCTCCAACAA AAGCTGAAATCTAACTCTCATGGAAACAACGGCAACACTCGAAAATCGTTTAGTAATGACAGCCCAGATAATCCCAGCTCCATATTAG GGAAGCGGAAAGAGAGACCCGATTCAGAGGTTGATGTACCTAAGGTTGATCCCTTAACTCCAGTTAACGACGACTCCAG TTTGACAGATGAAGTGGCTATGGACTGTGAAATGGTTGGTGTCAGTCAAGGAACCAAAAGTGCTCTTGGACGAGTTACCTTG GTTAACAAATGGGGAAATGTTCTATACGATGAGTTTGTCCGTCCAGTGGAACGTGTTGTTGACTTTCGTACACATATTAGTGGGATTCGACCTCGAGATTTGAGAAAAG CCAAAGATTTCCGCGTTGCTCAGACCAAAGTAGCGGAGTTGATAAAGGGAAAGATTCTAGTGGGACACGCCTTGCACAACGATCTCAAG GCTTTGCTGCTAACACACCCCAAACAGGACATAAGGGACACAGCTGAGTATCAGCCCTTTCTCAA GGGCAAACCCAGAAAGTCGTTGAAACATCTCACATCTGAAATTCTAGGAGCTGACATTCAAAATGGAGAGCACTGCCCT ATTGATGATGCACGAGCAGCTATGATGCTTTACCAGAAGCACAGAAAAGAGTGGgagaaaaatgtgaaagacCAGACACGGATGTGGCTGAAACAAAAGAAGCGTAAGCctaagaagaaagtgaaagtaGGGAACGCTTCCACCAATGACAGTCCACTTGTTTGA